The following proteins are encoded in a genomic region of Bernardetia sp. MNP-M8:
- a CDS encoding TlpA disulfide reductase family protein, giving the protein MKKFILFIALIASAASCASEKKQASASTDDSNATASTQNRFSNTSNTSTNTSTTTEDKEPEKIFVGQTNADGSIKMFEDVLAEYKGKVIYVDFWASWCPPCRGEMPSSQKLHSQFEGKDVVFLYVSFDRAEDKWKNGIDKMDIKGVHFYPAADANQAVSSKYGISGIPRYMLVDKTGKVVNPDAPRPSSGQVIAGLINQYL; this is encoded by the coding sequence ATGAAAAAATTCATCTTATTTATTGCTCTTATTGCTTCGGCAGCTTCTTGTGCTAGTGAAAAAAAACAAGCTAGTGCATCCACAGATGATTCTAATGCTACTGCTTCTACTCAGAATCGCTTTTCAAATACATCCAATACTTCTACTAATACAAGCACAACAACAGAAGACAAAGAACCTGAAAAAATCTTTGTCGGTCAAACTAATGCTGATGGCAGTATAAAGATGTTTGAAGATGTATTAGCAGAATATAAAGGAAAAGTTATTTATGTTGATTTTTGGGCTTCTTGGTGTCCTCCTTGTCGTGGTGAAATGCCTAGCTCTCAGAAGCTACACAGTCAGTTTGAAGGAAAAGATGTAGTGTTTTTATATGTTTCTTTTGATAGAGCTGAAGATAAATGGAAAAACGGAATTGATAAAATGGATATTAAAGGAGTTCATTTTTATCCTGCTGCTGATGCAAATCAAGCTGTTTCTAGCAAATATGGAATTTCAGGAATTCCTCGTTATATGTTAGTAGACAAAACAGGAAAAGTAGTTAATCCAGATGCACCTCGTCCTAGTTCAGGTCAAGTAATTGCAGGTTTGATTAATCAGTATTTATAA
- a CDS encoding SCP2 sterol-binding domain-containing protein, with amino-acid sequence MSLESFTERVKKVVGTDSGLGKSVKFDLKGEGVVYVDATQVPNVVSHEDKDADCTVKISEENANKMIDGSLNLMAAYMTGKVKVNGDMEMAMKVVQLIARRSKEGNI; translated from the coding sequence ATGAGCTTAGAATCTTTCACAGAGCGTGTAAAAAAAGTAGTCGGAACAGATAGTGGACTAGGAAAATCAGTTAAGTTTGATCTTAAAGGCGAAGGTGTTGTTTATGTCGATGCTACTCAAGTTCCAAATGTAGTTTCTCATGAAGACAAAGATGCAGATTGTACAGTTAAGATTTCAGAAGAAAATGCTAACAAGATGATTGATGGTTCTTTGAACTTAATGGCAGCTTATATGACTGGAAAAGTAAAAGTAAACGGAGATATGGAAATGGCTATGAAAGTAGTTCAACTTATCGCTCGTCGTTCTAAAGAAGGAAATATATAG
- the fmt gene encoding methionyl-tRNA formyltransferase, whose product MPELRIIFMGTPEFAVSSLDILVENGYNVVAVVTAPNKKAGRGQKINESDVKKAALKHGLPILQPTNLKDESFLEELKSYNANLQIVVAFRMLPEVVWQMPEIGTFNLHASLLPNYRGAAPINWAIINGEEKTGVTTFFLQHKIDTGDILFQEEERIYDTDNVGTLYERLKNKGAELVLKTVKAIQDNDYAVKKQNLEEKTPHAPKIFTEDTFINFNKESEKILNFVRGLTPYPAARMTLYDKMYKVFDVEIADFEQTNELLIGEPLTDQKSYLYVKTQDGYVKINELQPEGKRRMKIEEFLRGNKI is encoded by the coding sequence ATGCCCGAATTACGTATTATTTTTATGGGAACGCCTGAATTTGCCGTTTCCTCTTTAGATATCTTAGTAGAAAATGGCTATAATGTAGTCGCTGTCGTTACTGCACCTAATAAAAAAGCAGGAAGAGGTCAGAAAATAAATGAATCTGATGTGAAAAAAGCAGCATTGAAACACGGTTTGCCTATCCTGCAACCGACAAATCTAAAAGACGAGAGTTTTTTAGAAGAACTGAAAAGTTATAATGCAAATCTTCAAATTGTGGTTGCTTTCCGAATGCTTCCAGAAGTGGTTTGGCAAATGCCAGAAATAGGAACTTTTAATCTTCACGCTTCACTATTGCCTAATTATCGTGGTGCTGCGCCTATCAATTGGGCAATTATTAATGGAGAAGAGAAAACAGGAGTAACAACTTTTTTCCTACAACATAAAATTGATACTGGAGATATTCTTTTTCAAGAAGAAGAAAGAATTTATGATACTGATAATGTCGGTACGCTTTATGAAAGATTAAAAAACAAAGGAGCAGAACTTGTTTTGAAAACTGTAAAAGCTATTCAAGACAATGATTATGCTGTCAAAAAACAGAATTTGGAAGAAAAAACACCCCATGCGCCAAAAATTTTCACAGAAGATACCTTCATAAACTTCAATAAGGAAAGTGAAAAAATACTAAACTTTGTACGTGGACTTACTCCTTATCCTGCTGCAAGAATGACCCTTTATGATAAGATGTATAAGGTTTTTGATGTAGAAATTGCTGATTTTGAGCAAACAAATGAACTTTTGATAGGAGAGCCACTTACAGACCAAAAGAGTTATCTTTACGTTAAGACACAAGATGGTTATGTCAAAATCAATGAATTACAACCTGAAGGAAAACGAAGAATGAAAATTGAAGAGTTTTTGAGAGGGAATAAAATCTAA
- a CDS encoding RDD family protein, translating into MKNTLILTKNQTHFLQENRQDPITGDDFSLGDEIIFCAECKSAFLKESWEYMGSEHCNQRKTFNDFPKTAVTLLFQKVDNSVYIKSNSDDRSFAFLLDLFIAGVLGGLVYLFLPYFKFEQQTIFNYSLAIGLLYIIFRDCILGDGSCGKKLLGLYFITTNSNEKAHFLLLFVRNLIYWIPMFLVSGFLFWISTDSIFSLFIVVVLLILHIIQALALLTTQFSLFDKLLRIKLMQKRDEK; encoded by the coding sequence ATGAAAAATACTCTAATCCTTACTAAAAATCAAACTCATTTTTTACAAGAAAATCGTCAAGACCCAATTACAGGAGATGATTTTTCTTTAGGAGATGAAATTATTTTTTGTGCTGAATGTAAATCGGCATTTTTGAAAGAGAGTTGGGAATATATGGGTTCAGAACATTGTAATCAAAGAAAAACATTCAATGATTTTCCAAAAACAGCAGTTACTTTACTCTTTCAGAAAGTTGATAATTCGGTGTATATAAAATCAAATAGTGATGACCGTTCATTTGCTTTCTTGTTAGATTTATTTATTGCTGGTGTTTTAGGAGGCTTAGTTTATCTTTTTTTGCCTTATTTTAAATTTGAACAACAAACTATTTTTAATTATTCTTTAGCAATAGGATTATTGTATATCATATTTAGAGATTGTATTTTAGGTGATGGTAGTTGTGGTAAAAAGTTGCTAGGTCTTTATTTTATAACTACTAATTCAAATGAGAAAGCTCACTTTCTATTACTTTTTGTAAGAAATCTAATTTACTGGATACCAATGTTTTTAGTGAGTGGATTCTTATTTTGGATAAGTACAGATTCTATTTTTTCTCTTTTTATTGTAGTTGTTTTACTGATTTTGCATATCATTCAAGCACTTGCTTTACTCACTACGCAGTTTAGTCTTTTTGATAAATTATTAAGAATAAAATTAATGCAAAAAAGAGATGAAAAATAG
- a CDS encoding DUF4835 family protein, whose protein sequence is MKKYIFLVFSLLFVSFSSQIFAQEFRCNVIINDSRVEAQNQQIVGQLTKALTKFMNTTQWTEDRYEEWERIECNILITLDKNTDLSQGIYSGDAQIQYNRPVFGTVYTSPILNYFDKNFDFVYKPSEPLIYIPNSTNNNLTLMLAYYSYVILALDYDSFSSLGGTPYIEKAQNIINNAQSTGVANSGWQNNDIRSRYWLGENLNSPQFIDLRKGLYDYHRLGLDVMLEKPEEARKKTMEVLKKWKEVSAIRLNALLIQTLFDAKGEELYQLFSNAEKDEKLKAAEILLQLDPAHADLYRKLQN, encoded by the coding sequence ATGAAGAAATATATTTTTTTAGTTTTTAGTCTTCTCTTTGTATCATTTTCAAGCCAAATTTTTGCACAAGAGTTTCGTTGTAATGTAATTATTAATGATTCTCGTGTAGAAGCTCAAAATCAACAAATTGTGGGGCAACTTACCAAAGCTCTGACAAAGTTTATGAATACGACACAATGGACAGAAGACCGTTATGAAGAATGGGAGCGTATAGAATGTAATATCTTGATTACGCTAGATAAAAATACTGACCTTTCTCAAGGAATTTATTCAGGAGACGCTCAAATTCAATATAATCGTCCTGTTTTTGGAACAGTTTATACTTCACCAATTCTAAATTATTTTGATAAGAACTTTGATTTCGTTTACAAACCTAGTGAACCCTTAATTTATATTCCTAATTCCACTAATAATAATCTGACTTTGATGTTGGCTTATTATTCTTATGTTATTTTAGCATTAGACTATGATTCTTTCTCTTCTTTGGGAGGAACACCCTATATCGAAAAAGCACAAAACATTATTAATAATGCACAAAGTACAGGAGTTGCAAATTCGGGATGGCAGAATAATGATATTCGTTCAAGATATTGGTTAGGAGAAAACTTAAACAGCCCTCAATTTATAGATTTGAGAAAAGGTTTGTATGATTATCATCGTTTAGGGCTTGATGTGATGCTAGAAAAACCAGAAGAAGCTCGTAAAAAAACAATGGAAGTATTGAAAAAGTGGAAAGAAGTAAGTGCTATTCGATTAAATGCCTTGCTTATTCAAACACTCTTTGATGCAAAAGGAGAAGAACTTTATCAGCTTTTTTCAAACGCAGAAAAGGATGAAAAACTCAAAGCTGCTGAAATTTTGCTTCAACTTGACCCAGCACACGCAGATTTATATAGAAAACTTCAAAACTAA